One segment of Carcharodon carcharias isolate sCarCar2 chromosome 16, sCarCar2.pri, whole genome shotgun sequence DNA contains the following:
- the LOC121289085 gene encoding endophilin-B1-like isoform X2, whose translation MDFNVKKLAAGAGTFLSRAVQFTEEKLGQAEKTELDAHLENLLSKAESTKLWTEKIMKQTEVLLQPNPNARIEEFVYEKLDRKAPPRLNNCEQLGQYMLEAGNEFGPGTAYGSALIKCGETENRIGAAEKELIHSSEVNFLAPLRNFLEGDYRTISKERKLLQNKRLDLDAAKARLKKAKVSEARSAAEQEMRITQSDFDRQAEITRLLLEGISSTHAHHLRCLHDYVDAQLTYYAQCYQYMVDLQKQLGSFPTTFSSNNNPTASASLSSNTVPPSSASSVPLCIPNCPIGTAGSTDYKMSSSGTRKARVLYDYDAADSSELSLLADEVITVYSLPGMDSDWLMGERGNQKGKVPITYLELLN comes from the exons ATGGACTTCAACGTGAAGAAACTGGCGGCCGGAGCGGGCACTTTCCTCAGCCGCGCCGTTCAG TTTACAGAGGAAAAGTTGGGCCAAGCTGAGAAGACAGAGTTGGATGCCCATCTGGAGAATTTGCTGAGCAAAGCAGAAAGCACAAAACTATGGACTGAGAAAATAATGAAACAGActgaagtgttgttgcaaccaAACCCAA ATGCCAGAATAGAAGAATTTGTGTACGAGAAACTGGATCGCAAAGCACCACCACGTCTAAATAACTGTGAACAATTAGGCCAGTATATGCTTGAAGCTGGAAATGAGTTTGGTCCTGGAACTGCATATG GCAGTGCCCTTATTAAATGTGGAGAAACAGAAAACCGAATTGGAGCTGCAGAAAAGGAATTAATACACTCATCGGAAGTTAACTTTTTGGCACCCCTTAGGAACTTCCTGGAAGGAGACTACAGAACAATATCT AAAGAACGTAAACTCTTGCAGAATAAAAGACTTGATTTAGATGCAGCAAAAGCAAGACTGAAGAAGGCAAAGGTCTCAGAGGCCCGTTCAGCG GCGGAACAGGAAATGCGAATTACACAAAGTGATTTTGATCGCCAGGCAGAGATCACAAGACTTTTGCTTGAAGGAATTAGCAGTACACAT GCTCATCATCTTCGTTGTCTGCATGACTACGTTGATGCCCAGTTGACCTATTATGCTCAATGTTACCAGTATATGGTTGATTTACAGAAGCAACTTGGAAG TTTTCCAACCACCTTTTCTTCCAACAACAATCCGACTGCTTCGGCTTCCCTTTCATCTAATACTGTGCCCCCAAGTTCTGCATCTTCCGTCCCATTGTGCATACCGAACTGTCCAATAGGCACAGCTGGTAGCACTGACTATAAAATGTCATCCAGTGGTACCAGAAAGGCTAGAGTTCTCTACGATTATGATGCTGCAGACAGTAGTGAGTTGTCACTTCTGGCTGATGAG GTTATAACAGTTTATAGTCTGCCAGGAATGGACTCTGACTGGTTGATGGGTGAAAGAGGAAATCAGAAAGGAAAAGTCCCCATTACATACTTAGAGCTGCTAAATTGA
- the LOC121289085 gene encoding endophilin-B1-like isoform X1: MDFNVKKLAAGAGTFLSRAVQFTEEKLGQAEKTELDAHLENLLSKAESTKLWTEKIMKQTEVLLQPNPNARIEEFVYEKLDRKAPPRLNNCEQLGQYMLEAGNEFGPGTAYGSALIKCGETENRIGAAEKELIHSSEVNFLAPLRNFLEGDYRTISKERKLLQNKRLDLDAAKARLKKAKVSEARSAQLNASEAEGDNFMAEQEMRITQSDFDRQAEITRLLLEGISSTHAHHLRCLHDYVDAQLTYYAQCYQYMVDLQKQLGSFPTTFSSNNNPTASASLSSNTVPPSSASSVPLCIPNCPIGTAGSTDYKMSSSGTRKARVLYDYDAADSSELSLLADEVITVYSLPGMDSDWLMGERGNQKGKVPITYLELLN; this comes from the exons ATGGACTTCAACGTGAAGAAACTGGCGGCCGGAGCGGGCACTTTCCTCAGCCGCGCCGTTCAG TTTACAGAGGAAAAGTTGGGCCAAGCTGAGAAGACAGAGTTGGATGCCCATCTGGAGAATTTGCTGAGCAAAGCAGAAAGCACAAAACTATGGACTGAGAAAATAATGAAACAGActgaagtgttgttgcaaccaAACCCAA ATGCCAGAATAGAAGAATTTGTGTACGAGAAACTGGATCGCAAAGCACCACCACGTCTAAATAACTGTGAACAATTAGGCCAGTATATGCTTGAAGCTGGAAATGAGTTTGGTCCTGGAACTGCATATG GCAGTGCCCTTATTAAATGTGGAGAAACAGAAAACCGAATTGGAGCTGCAGAAAAGGAATTAATACACTCATCGGAAGTTAACTTTTTGGCACCCCTTAGGAACTTCCTGGAAGGAGACTACAGAACAATATCT AAAGAACGTAAACTCTTGCAGAATAAAAGACTTGATTTAGATGCAGCAAAAGCAAGACTGAAGAAGGCAAAGGTCTCAGAGGCCCGTTCAGCG CAACTAAACGCTTCTGAAGCTGAAGGAGACAACTTTATG GCGGAACAGGAAATGCGAATTACACAAAGTGATTTTGATCGCCAGGCAGAGATCACAAGACTTTTGCTTGAAGGAATTAGCAGTACACAT GCTCATCATCTTCGTTGTCTGCATGACTACGTTGATGCCCAGTTGACCTATTATGCTCAATGTTACCAGTATATGGTTGATTTACAGAAGCAACTTGGAAG TTTTCCAACCACCTTTTCTTCCAACAACAATCCGACTGCTTCGGCTTCCCTTTCATCTAATACTGTGCCCCCAAGTTCTGCATCTTCCGTCCCATTGTGCATACCGAACTGTCCAATAGGCACAGCTGGTAGCACTGACTATAAAATGTCATCCAGTGGTACCAGAAAGGCTAGAGTTCTCTACGATTATGATGCTGCAGACAGTAGTGAGTTGTCACTTCTGGCTGATGAG GTTATAACAGTTTATAGTCTGCCAGGAATGGACTCTGACTGGTTGATGGGTGAAAGAGGAAATCAGAAAGGAAAAGTCCCCATTACATACTTAGAGCTGCTAAATTGA
- the LOC121289085 gene encoding endophilin-B1-like isoform X3, translated as MKQTEVLLQPNPNARIEEFVYEKLDRKAPPRLNNCEQLGQYMLEAGNEFGPGTAYGSALIKCGETENRIGAAEKELIHSSEVNFLAPLRNFLEGDYRTISKERKLLQNKRLDLDAAKARLKKAKVSEARSAQLNASEAEGDNFMAEQEMRITQSDFDRQAEITRLLLEGISSTHAHHLRCLHDYVDAQLTYYAQCYQYMVDLQKQLGSFPTTFSSNNNPTASASLSSNTVPPSSASSVPLCIPNCPIGTAGSTDYKMSSSGTRKARVLYDYDAADSSELSLLADEVITVYSLPGMDSDWLMGERGNQKGKVPITYLELLN; from the exons ATGAAACAGActgaagtgttgttgcaaccaAACCCAA ATGCCAGAATAGAAGAATTTGTGTACGAGAAACTGGATCGCAAAGCACCACCACGTCTAAATAACTGTGAACAATTAGGCCAGTATATGCTTGAAGCTGGAAATGAGTTTGGTCCTGGAACTGCATATG GCAGTGCCCTTATTAAATGTGGAGAAACAGAAAACCGAATTGGAGCTGCAGAAAAGGAATTAATACACTCATCGGAAGTTAACTTTTTGGCACCCCTTAGGAACTTCCTGGAAGGAGACTACAGAACAATATCT AAAGAACGTAAACTCTTGCAGAATAAAAGACTTGATTTAGATGCAGCAAAAGCAAGACTGAAGAAGGCAAAGGTCTCAGAGGCCCGTTCAGCG CAACTAAACGCTTCTGAAGCTGAAGGAGACAACTTTATG GCGGAACAGGAAATGCGAATTACACAAAGTGATTTTGATCGCCAGGCAGAGATCACAAGACTTTTGCTTGAAGGAATTAGCAGTACACAT GCTCATCATCTTCGTTGTCTGCATGACTACGTTGATGCCCAGTTGACCTATTATGCTCAATGTTACCAGTATATGGTTGATTTACAGAAGCAACTTGGAAG TTTTCCAACCACCTTTTCTTCCAACAACAATCCGACTGCTTCGGCTTCCCTTTCATCTAATACTGTGCCCCCAAGTTCTGCATCTTCCGTCCCATTGTGCATACCGAACTGTCCAATAGGCACAGCTGGTAGCACTGACTATAAAATGTCATCCAGTGGTACCAGAAAGGCTAGAGTTCTCTACGATTATGATGCTGCAGACAGTAGTGAGTTGTCACTTCTGGCTGATGAG GTTATAACAGTTTATAGTCTGCCAGGAATGGACTCTGACTGGTTGATGGGTGAAAGAGGAAATCAGAAAGGAAAAGTCCCCATTACATACTTAGAGCTGCTAAATTGA